The stretch of DNA CAACGCATGAGAACTGATACCATCTGTAATGAATCTATCTTGACTCTAACCGCTTCTCCACCTATGCCCATTGGTTAAGCGGTTGCGCGATGCAGCGGCATTTTCGCTCATTTTCCACGCATATAGAGTCCCATCAACTGTCCCTGAGCCAGGATGTGGCCTTTCATCAGTGCTTCAAGGTCTGCCTTGGTTGCCCCCGCCTCAAGGTTTAGTATTTTATCCAACGCATATAGCTTGAAGTAATATCGATGCGCTTTTCCGGGGGGTGGACAAGGCCCGCCGTAGCCGATGCGTTTAAAGTCATTCTTGCCTTGCTTCGCACCGCTGAGAACTGTTGCCTTGGACGGAATCCCTTCTGGAAGTTCGGTCGTGCTGCCTGGGACATCAAACAATACCCAATGCACCCAGGTTCCCTTCGGTGCGTCGGGATCGTCCACAATCAGCACAAGGCTTTGGGTATCCTCTGGAACAGATTTCCAGCTTAGGGGCGGGGATAGATCGGCACCATCGCAGGTGAAGGTCGAAGGAATGGCCTGTCCATCCTTGAAGGCAGGGCTAGTTAGGGTAATGGTCATAGCAGGACTCTCACTTTCTGGCTTTAGTGGTCGTTCCAGAGGGCGGCACGCTGTGGCGAGGCTGATCAGAGAGAGAGCCAGGAGAATGGGTACGAGTCGTCTACGGTGTTGAGTCATGGATCGTACACTCCGTCTCTCTATTCTTCTATTGTAGGATTACCGCTGTTTTCTCTGAGCGCAGATGGACAGGTAGCAACGCTTTGATATCTAACTTAAATATCGGCAATATCAACAATACCGGATTTGGAATCGTGCGGCGGGTTGCGATCGCACGGTACACTGATTTGGGTCAAGATGTCGGTTGCCCTGAGTCTGGGGTTGACTGACGCTAACGCATCCTATAGCTTTGACGCAATTTTCCACCGCTGAATTCCTCATCTATGGCGACCTTTCTACTCGAAGTTGGAACAGAAGATTTACCTGCTCGTTTTGTCAGTGAGGCGATCGCCCAGTGGCAGATGCGCATTCCGGCAAGCCTTGCGGAACATTACCTCACGCCGTCCTCTATTGAGATTTACGGTACGCCACGACGGTTAGCCGTTGTGATTGAGGGGTTGCCAACTCAGCAGGCCGACCGCACCGAAGAGGCGAAAGGCCCTGCGGCTCAAGCGGCGTTTAAGGACGGCAAACCCACGAAGGCCGCCGAAGGATTTGCGCGATCGCGCGGCGCATCGGTGGAGGATTTGGAGATTCGCACCACGGATAAGGGCGAGTTTGTTTTTCTAGTTCAGACGGTGAAAGGACGACCCACTGCCGAACTTTTGACGGAACTAATCCCCGGTTGGATTACTGGCCTGGAGGGCGATCGCTTTATGCGCTGGGGGGATGGCGATCTGCGCTTTCCCCGTCCGATCCGTTGGCTGGTGGTGCTGTTAGACGATCAGGTGTTGCCGCTGGTGCTGGAAAACGGGGCAGAGCGGGTGGAGAGCGATCGCATCTCCCAGGGGCATCGGGTGCTGCATCCTGAACCTGTAACCATTGCCCAGGCGGATCAGTATGTTTCCACACTCCAAGACGCTTTTGTAGACGTTGATCCGGTGAAACGCAAAGCCGACATTGAGGCGCAAATTGCATCGGCGGCGCAGTCCTTAAAGGGGGTGGCGTCGGTTTCCCCTGGACTGCTGAAAGAGGTGGTGGATTTGGTGGAATATCCCACTGCTATTGTGGGCAAGTTTGATGAGGCGTTTCTGGAACTGCCCAGTCAGGTGATCACCAGCGAGATGGAAAGCCATCAGCGCTATTTCCCGGTGCGGAAATCGGCGGATTCTGATGAACTTTTGCCCTGTTTCATCACCATTTCCAACGGCGATCCAGCCAAGTCGGAGATTATCGCGGCGGGCAATGAGCGGGTGCTGCGGGCGCGGCTTTCGGACGGTAAGTTCTTCTTCGATGCGGATCGTGCGATTTCCCTGGCGGACTATTTACCCCGATTGGAGCAGGTGACGTTCCAACGTGATCTCGGTTCGGTGCGGGAAAAGGTGACGCGCATTGGTCAGGTGGCGGATCGGATCTGCGATCAACTGAAGCTGAGTCAGGGCGATCGCACCGAGATCCAGCGTACGGCTCTTCTTTGTAAAGCCGACTTGGTGACGCAAATGGTGGGCGAGTTTCCCGAACTCCAGGGCGTGATGGGTCAGAAATACGCGATCGCCAGTGGGGAATCGGTAGCTGTAGCCGACGGCATTTTTGAACATTACTTGCCCCGTGGTGCAGACGACGATTTGCCCAAAACCTTAACGGGTCGGGTTGTCGGACTGAGCGATCGCCTTGATACCCTGGTCAGCATTTTTGGCATTGGCAAATTGCCCTCTGGTTCCTCCGATCCCTTTGCCCTTCGCCGTGCGGCCAATGCGGTGATTGCGATCGCCTGGGATGCGGAGTGGCCGCTCAATCTCCATGATCTGCTGGATCAGATCGTCACCGACTTCACTACTACCTTCCCGAAGGTTGATGGAGTAACCCTGCTCAGCCAACTGCGGGAATTCTTCCTGCAACGGATTCGTACCCTGCTCCAAGACGACTGCCAGGTGGATTACGACTTGGTCAATGCCGTGTTGGGGGAAGACGATCCCGACTATGCCGAGCGAGCACTTCAGAACGTACTGGACGTGCGCGATCGCGCCCTGTTCCTCCAATCCATCCGCGCCGACTCTACCCTCGCCCGCATTTATGAAACGGTGAATCGTGCCTCACGGTT from Synechococcales cyanobacterium T60_A2020_003 encodes:
- a CDS encoding glycine--tRNA ligase subunit beta, whose product is MATFLLEVGTEDLPARFVSEAIAQWQMRIPASLAEHYLTPSSIEIYGTPRRLAVVIEGLPTQQADRTEEAKGPAAQAAFKDGKPTKAAEGFARSRGASVEDLEIRTTDKGEFVFLVQTVKGRPTAELLTELIPGWITGLEGDRFMRWGDGDLRFPRPIRWLVVLLDDQVLPLVLENGAERVESDRISQGHRVLHPEPVTIAQADQYVSTLQDAFVDVDPVKRKADIEAQIASAAQSLKGVASVSPGLLKEVVDLVEYPTAIVGKFDEAFLELPSQVITSEMESHQRYFPVRKSADSDELLPCFITISNGDPAKSEIIAAGNERVLRARLSDGKFFFDADRAISLADYLPRLEQVTFQRDLGSVREKVTRIGQVADRICDQLKLSQGDRTEIQRTALLCKADLVTQMVGEFPELQGVMGQKYAIASGESVAVADGIFEHYLPRGADDDLPKTLTGRVVGLSDRLDTLVSIFGIGKLPSGSSDPFALRRAANAVIAIAWDAEWPLNLHDLLDQIVTDFTTTFPKVDGVTLLSQLREFFLQRIRTLLQDDCQVDYDLVNAVLGEDDPDYAERALQNVLDVRDRALFLQSIRADSTLARIYETVNRASRLAAQGDLDTTALDPQPLVDPELFEQPSETAFYEALVDLVPQTEKAQGDRDYQTLVNALAQIAPVVSQFFDGEQSVLVMTDDPAVRRNRLNLLGLLRNHARVLADFGAIVKQ
- a CDS encoding YbhB/YbcL family Raf kinase inhibitor-like protein; the protein is MTITLTSPAFKDGQAIPSTFTCDGADLSPPLSWKSVPEDTQSLVLIVDDPDAPKGTWVHWVLFDVPGSTTELPEGIPSKATVLSGAKQGKNDFKRIGYGGPCPPPGKAHRYYFKLYALDKILNLEAGATKADLEALMKGHILAQGQLMGLYMRGK